The Triticum urartu cultivar G1812 unplaced genomic scaffold, Tu2.1 TuUngrouped_contig_5177, whole genome shotgun sequence genome contains the following window.
TTATGCTTAACATTTTCTAAATATATGATGAACCAGTTTGTAATACATAGCAAAAAAACTAAACAGTGATGAACAATTTTTAATATAGGATGAATATCTTCTAAGTACCACATGACCATTTTTAAATTAAAGGACATTTTTTAAATACGTTAACATTTTTAATCATGTGAACATTTTTAGAGTAATATACATGAATTTTTTAATTACATAATCATTTAGATAaaagatacatatatatttttaTTTGATATATGaacacattttaaaattatataAAAATGTATTTTTGAAACACATgctgaacattttttaaatacacgACGGACAATTTTGAAAAACGCCATGAACATTTTTGCACGAGAACACAAAATGGGAGCTAAAATAAAGGAAAAAGGATGAGAACATAAAGAGTAAAAAGGAAATACGGAAAAGAAACGAACATAAGTAAATAAATCGAAAATTAAAAAATGGTTTTGAAAAGCAGCATACCAGGCCGGTCGCGAGTCTCTGACAAAACGGAACCCAACCTACTGAACTCGAACCAAGCGCACACGCTAAAAATGGAAGGAAAACCGCTATGAAAGGAAAACCGCTTGATAGTCGTGGCCCACGAACTGGCTGCTGTAGGCGAGCGCTAACTCAAACTCGCCATGAGCGAGAAATTGGCTTAGTTATGGCATATCTATACCTCAGGCTTATGATGTGAGGCCTTGAGATAAAACTTATCCATGTGATATATTCTAGCCAAACATAATATGTGCAAGTGTAACTGGAGAAGTGGCAGAAATAACTGTTTTCCGATAACTGTGGAAAAAACATTTGGTGTAAGACTATATTGATGCAGAATTTGACAAGGATGAGTGTTCTTCACAACTGTCTAAAAAGATGCATGTATTCGTGGTACATAGTACATAGATTGATTGAGATGCATCCACGAAACCAGAAGATGATAAGTGACTGATCAACGCGACAAACCACGGAGCACAACTACTGAGCTACCGATGATCGATCGGGTGCATATAAGTAGACGAACGACCTGAACCCTAATGAATGTCCAATCCTCTACCAGATGAAATACAGTCAGGCGCCATTCTGCGGCAGTCTTAAAACTCGCAGTGACTTCTCATCCCAGGAACTGGTGTTCAGAGGTTAATCAGGTCATCTTTCTTCGTGTCCTGCTTTTGGGCCCCATCCGCatcctcctgggaggagctgctgTCCCCTCCCTTCTTGCCGAATATCATCTCGTCGAGGTCATCGAGCATACCGTCGTCTCCATCCGGCTTTGCTCGAGCACCGGCCGGTTTTCTGACCAGGGCCTCTTCGCTGCCGACGGCGGTGGCATCCTCGTGTTCCGCTTCTGCGGCGATCGGTATGGCCAACGGCTCTTGCTCCGCGTGCGCTGGTGCCACGGGTTTCTTCATCTCTTCGTATCTGGATAGCACCTTCTGGATCTCGTCGTTCACGGTCAGGGCCTCGAAGAGCATGGCCTCGTTGTCCCCGGCCGtctcgacgaatctctggatggTGTGTTGGGATTGGTAGCATTGTTGCACAAGGGTGTTCGTCAAGTCATCCTGTGCAAGTAACAGAACTAGTCAAAACATAATACTAGCTCTTAGCCAATGTCAATGTATGACCAACAAAAATCTACCTCAAACCAGTAAAATAACATGTAAATGATAGTCTGATTACTGAAGTAAGTAGTCTATGTTGCACTGATATTTTTAAACGCACACCttgctttcaaaaaaaatatATACCTTGCAGTGAATGCAATCGGTAACAGGGAACTATCATATTATGCTCAATTAAGCATTTAGTGCCTTCTCATTTCTGACTTATAGCTAAATGACTGGCAAAACAAGTTTATGTAATGTATGTGAAACTAGGACTTGTGATAGCTCAGAGAATTGGAGTAAAGTTGTCATGGAATTGTAAATGATATTGATTTAGAAACAAAATTTGAATGCTAGAATAACACATGTTCAGGAATAGAGGGGAACTTCATAGTATCTCATAAACAGAGTGCTACGCTCATGCAATAGAATAAAATAACCAGGGCACTggcataataataataataataataataataataataataataataacaggtatttaaaaaaatgttaacCGGAAAAAATCCACAGAGAACTAGTCCAGCTATAGTGTGAAGTGAATTAGTGTACTTCAGTCAAAAGGTATCTATACGAACCAGGGAGGAGGTTACACAAAGTCCAGTTACCTGCAAAGCATCCTGCTGAGGGGAAGAAGAAAGAACAGTTGAAAGAAGCTCTATGCTGTTACGCGCAACATCAAAAGCTTCCTTTGTTTCTTCGGCAGTATATATATGCATATGCACATCTTCAAAGGTCTGTTGGGTAAAGTTTGCACCAGCTTCAGCTTCAGCAACTGAGCGTGGTGGAGTAAATATGGGGGCCAAGCTCTCATTGTCGCGTCCAGGAAACCGCACTCCTCTTGATTTCAGGCTCTACAGAAAATATATTAGCTAGTTTGTCATTTATAGGCACTGCCTTGGTTACTAAAGCATGATATATTTTTCACTGCAAGATAAATCATATGGATTTACATCAAACTGGCCACTGAAACAACAAATTATTTGACTCAAAAATTTCTTGAGTAGATGTCAATGCTGCTGCCAAAATTTGTTCACTACAATTTCTTCAACCATGAAGCCATGAATTTAAGCGCTGACGGCATAAAAAATATGACCACCACAAATTATCACTCTTCACTTCTAAACACAAAAGTATGAAACATATTAAAGCACAAAAGTGAGAAGCGTAAACTAATAAAGCACTAAGCTTATTGCATACTACTGTATTTTCTTACTTACAGGTATTAAGGGGGTGGTATAGTATAGGGAATGATCAAATGATAATAGTACAATGATTCATGGTGCCAAGATCATCACTCTTCCTTCAGACTGACGGAAGCTTCTTTTTTTATGGTGGAGAATGACGGAAGCTAAACAAATAGTATGTTACTGGAGCTAAATGTGCAATTTTAAATATTCACTGTGATGCACCCGGTTCTATCTTCTGTAATTCAAACAACAATTTCATTCTGAAGTTGTTTCATCTCATGATAACTCGAGATAAAACCGGGTGCTTCCCTCTATCTTCGATCTTTGAAAAGCACCAACCAATTGATGGCATGTGCTTCTACTTAACTGTTGCTTCCACATTATTACTCCCATCAATATTTAAGATTA
Protein-coding sequences here:
- the LOC125528877 gene encoding TOM1-like protein 1, with protein sequence MGDHNLMEKVTALSEQLKITGTEVGKKMTAGMSSMSFKMRELFLGQTPADKVVEDATSESLEGPDWAMNLEICDLINAGKVNSVDLVRGVKKRLVLKDARVQFLTLSLLETVTKNCEKVFSEVAAERVLDEMVRLVDDPLTVVNNRNKALMLIEAWGESGEELRYLPVYEETYKSLKSRGVRFPGRDNESLAPIFTPPRSVAEAEAGANFTQQTFEDVHMHIYTAEETKEAFDVARNSIELLSTVLSSSPQQDALQDDLTNTLVQQCYQSQHTIQRFVETAGDNEAMLFEALTVNDEIQKVLSRYEEMKKPVAPAHAEQEPLAIPIAAEAEHEDATAVGSEEALVRKPAGARAKPDGDDGMLDDLDEMIFGKKGGDSSSSQEDADGAQKQDTKKDDLINL